The following nucleotide sequence is from Zea mays cultivar B73 chromosome 1, Zm-B73-REFERENCE-NAM-5.0, whole genome shotgun sequence.
GGCGCAGGCCGACTCAAGCTAGCCCCTCAGCGCCGACTCCCCAAAGCAAGAACTCCATTCTCGTCAGTCATAGGCAGGTACTGGGGCGTGGTTTGTGGCACCATGACACTTTTGACCTCTTTGAGGTTCTTGTCCCCTTGTTCTAAAGCAAATTTCGTGTCTTTTTTATTCATTCTTGTTCGACAGAGAGGAAACCCTCTGCTGAAGCACATTAGGAATGCTAGATGGACGTTCGCCGATGTCGTGCCGGACTATGTGCTTGGGCAATCGTCATGTGCCTTGTACTTAaggttagagcaactccaatagttcttTAGAAAAAAGCTTCCTAAACCTATGTTTAACAAATTGCTAAATAGTTATTGGGAGTAAAAAAAATAGCTTGGTCTCCAACAATTCCTCATATTTAGACAATAGTTGTGTCACGCACGTCAAACCTGGCGGTCTCGCTACACGGAAAATGAAAAAAAGACCACGCTAGACTTGGCTACCTCGCTATGCGGGAAATAAAAAAAATGAACACGTAGTTGTAAAGAAATTGAAGACAACTACATTTAGGGAGTTGCTATGGAGTTGCCAAATCTGGAGAGTAAATGAGGTTGGATAACAAGTAACTAATTTAGCAAGTCCATTTGAAGAACTATTGGAGAAGCGTTTTTCTATTTACTTCTTAAAGTTAAGATTTACAGAGttgtttagagaactattgggctTATCGTGTCTTCAGTGATAGTCTTTAGAAATCCTGAATTGGACTTGTGTAGATTAGTTGAATGTGAAATCTACCAGGAGACATCATTTTCATGCCTGTATATTATTAGACAGTGTCATGAGGTATTCTTTTGTTGTGAGCAAAAACTATCTGGTTTTACTTCTCTGAGCTGTACTGTGCTGTAGCAATTATCAATGTTGATTAGTATTAGGGCAAATGGTGCCACAGAGTGTGTTTGTTGTGGTTCTGTTGTACTGTGGTTTTTACCGTTCAGTTTCTGTTGTTATGGATGCAGTATCAGGTACCATCTTCTACATCCAGACTACTTGTACTATCGGATAAGAGAGCTGCAGAAGAATTTCAGGCTGCGTGTCATCTTGTGCCATGTTGATGTTGTAAGTTTCAGTCACTTAACCAACATACCTGCTTTCCCAAAGTATAATCACTTTGAAGCATCTCAACTTAAAAATCTAGCATTTTCGCTGTCATAGGAAGATGTAATCAAGCCTTTGCATGAAATTACAAGAACAGCGCTGCTTCATGACTGCACCCTTTTGTGTGGTTGGAGGTATTTTTCTCATAGTAACTCTAATGTGAGTGGATTCAATATTTTTTGGGGTCCTGTTCGTTGTGAGCTGTCCTGATTGTTATATCAGTTCTACATAAATATGAATATAGTTATTGGATCACCTTGCGCTGGGTCTTTTTTATTGTGTCCAAACAAATCTTATTTGCTATCTCAATATTCAACTAAAATAACTGCACATATTTGTCTTTGTTTTTCTAAAAAAGAATTTAATGGTCCTCCATCACACAAACCGGAGAGGTTCCATAACAATTGCATGATGAATTGATGATGTAAATATGGTCATGAAAAGTTAAGAGTAAGTTGTCTGAACAAACTGTTCTCTCTTCTATGTAGCCTGGAGGAATGTGGTCGGTACTTGGAGACTATTAAAGTATATGAAAACAAGCCAGCTGACAGTATTCGTGAGCACATGGATAACGACTATCTATCACGGGTATATATACTTCCTGGGAACCCTCTCCAGAACAAGATAATTTGATGATCTATGTCATCGGTTGATGAGGAAAACTGGTACTCCCTACGTCCCAAAATATTAGTCGATAATGTTTTCAAGTCGGACTACTTGTTGGTCGCTCTGGCTAACTGACTTGGGCGATTAATCACGACTAATCATGATTAATTGGCCGACTTGAAAACATAAcattttagctcttgatttttatgtctatgttcaaatggatgatgatgaatctaaacacatatataaaataaatacattaattattgtatgaatcaaCTAAAAAGGTAAAACAAATTTATTTTGGGGGGAGTATTAAACATTGCTATCATGATTAGCAAGAAATATACCCCTGTGGTGcgctctttctttctttctttagaATTTTCTATACGCGCAAATTCTTGATGTTTCGATGATAATTTCTTGACTTACCATATATAGAAAGAGAGACTATAAATGACACCTCTTATGTCAATAAGACGAAATGGATGGATATTAAATGATAGGAAGTGCTATTAAGGGAAACAGAATGAAATAGAGCCACTTTGGGCTTCCCTATGAAATGAGGTATGGAACAGAGCCActatgaagaaattcatgagttgAAATCTAGGAGGTCGAATCCTCCCTTGTTCCTCATGGTACGAGACGAAAACCTCATGTACAGTTTTGAAACGGAGTTTTTTTTTATTTAATAGAATGAACCACTGTAATGAATGTCGGCTCAATCCAAAGGAAATTATGCGGGAGCTTTGCACAATCTATTTCAAACCATGTTTCTAACATTGGCATCGGCGAGTGGTTTCGATACAGCTCTCTCTGTTCTGCCCTTTTGGGTTGATGGTAGTGATTCATTTTATCAACTATTGAGGTCCCAGTGCCTTGATTATATTTTTAATGTATGGTTTTTGGGTAACCGCAGTTGACGCACGGGCTTACATCCATTCGGCATGTTAATAAAACGGACGTTGTCACACTCGGTTCATCTTTTGGGGTAAGTTGGATGAAGAATCGACCTGACCTGTAAACCCTACAGCTTCAAAAGTATGCTTGTCTGACAGTATGTTCTGTTTTGGCACTTGAATATGGCGGTGGCATCAACACAAGAAATCCACCAAATAAAATATGCAAATGTATAAATGTTACTGTTCTTCATGTATTTGCAGTCGCTCTCACAGATCATGAATGGTTCTATGGACGAGCTGGCTCGATGCCCAGGAATCGGTGAGCGGAAGGTACTACAACATGCACACGTTGGCTATCCCTTTGACAGAAACTGCAAACTGTTGAACCCTGTTTCCCTGGCTTAATATTGTGTGTATACAATTTGTTCAACTTTTGCAGGTAAGGCGGCTCTATGATACCTTCCATGAGCCGTTCAAACGGGTTCCTGCCCGACCACGACCAAACCTCGTAGTACCCGATACCCCGGACCGGGAGAAAGCAAAAGGCCAACCTTCGTCTACAGATGGCAGCAGTTTGCAAGATGCGGTAGAGAAGCCAGATGCGTCGAAGAAGACGAAGAAAGGCTCTGATGTAAGATCAGCCCTCACCGTTGCCTTTGCCAAGTATTCGGAGAAGATCCGCAGTCAGGGCCGCGATGCGCCAAACGAGGCCGGTGAGAGTACTGGCGGCTCGACCGTGGAAGCTGAGAGGGCGGGAGACTAGATTTAGCTGTAGGATGGTTAACGGTGCTGGAGTAATGCTAGTTTGTTCCTTCCTGTTGGGTGCTTGTTGTTGTGACTCGGCCGCCGATTTGCGCGTGCGGCACCAGTATTTCCCGCGGCGTCCTAGGCATGTGTTTTTTTAGGCTAAAGAGGGGCCAGAGAATCTTCAACGATATCGAAACATTTAAGTGAGATTCCTAGACGGTGGCAGCCATTCCATCACCATATAAATCACACTTAGAATCTCTCTAAAACATAATCTGTATTGCCTTCTCTACCTCTTAATATATTTATATCTCTAAAACATAATCTGTTGGGTGCTATATCCTTTCCGGCTTCAGTTCCAAAAttaaaaagggaaaagaaaaagaaagaaagatcACTAAATAGTATTATAACATTGCTTTCCAATCGTTTATAACATTGCTTTGTATTGTAAATAGTATTATTTGCATAGTGAAATTTGAAATAGGAGGTAAAATATGTAATGAGATAGAAACACCGCTGGAAAATAGCATGAAGATCCAATTATAGAGAAGATTTACCCAGATCATGTAATGTATAATGCCTTTAAAACAATCATTTAGTACATGGCAGTGATAAATGCAGTAAATGCATACTTTATTAGATATGTGCAAACAACTCTGTTTGGATGTTTGCGAATAGCCCTATATGATACATATCAACGAATGCGCCAATATACATCCTATTGCTAGATAAAATACAGTTTATTTTGCAGTCTTCTGAAATTCTGCATAGATAACCACCCGGTAGCCTACGGACTACAGCTACTCCCAATGATAGGCATGGCCGAAATAGCTGCATGACCACGCCTCAATCTTGTGGCCACAAAAAAAAAACGAACTAAGACGGTTATACACACTGGATGGCAGCAGGCCAGGGGCACGGCAACCTTCAAAGAACAAATTCCGTAGAACCGCAGCTGGTCTCTAGATCCAGCAAATATTTGCGGCATCGCCACTTTCCATCGCTAGTTCTCCCTGCCGCTTTCCTTCTCTTGTTCTCCCCTGACCTCAGGGAGAGGCGGGTAATTGATCTGTCTCAGGGAGAGGCAGATAATTCATACACTATGTTTCTTCGATATCCTCATCCCTAACATCCTCAATTTCTTCTCGGTAGTACAAAGCATTTAGCTCTTGCTGCAACTGAAAATACCATGGGGAAATAAGAATCAGAACCCAAATGCCACCATAAAATTCAGTAAAATGAGACAATGGTGCTGACCTGAACATGTTTTGTCTTAGCTGCAATTAGTTCATCAGTCAGTGTTATCATCCTGCGGAGGAAAAAAAAGGTGGCAAATATTTTTTAGCGATTCTAGCAAAAAAAAAATGCAAGTGGCCTTTGTAAACAGTATGCATATAAGCATATTCAAAATAACATAAACATTGTGAAATGGACTAAGACTCAACTGTGGTTGCCAAAACAAAATAGAAGTGGTGCCATAACAACCAATTAAATGTGATATGGTGTTGTAAAGTTGACATAACTGTTCCTGTGATATCTACCAGTGGAATTTTATGCAACATCACTTGTGAATAAGTGGGCATACCTAGACTGTAATTCTGAAATTTTAACAAGTAATGACCGTTCCTTCTCAGAGTTAGCTGTATCAGCCTGTAAAAAAAACATATTGTAACTGACAATGAACAAAATTTTACGGAATCACTGACTTGCGACCGGAAACTCGTTCTTCAACACTTCAAATCATAAGCTAGGTTGATGCTTACCACTTTACCATTCTCCATCGTTCGGACTTGAGAAGATATTCCAGGCTGTGTTCCTGAAGGAAAGAGAGTTCTAACTAGCAGGCAAGGAAACAAAAACTCAACTTCAACAAGGGAAAAAACACTTACTATCAACTTTCTCATCCTGTTGCAAGTTACTAAGTAGGTTCATGATTACATCCTAAAGCAAAGAGAGACAATTGTTAATCAAACTTTTTATCAAATAATTTAATTCTTATAAAGCAGAAATGAAAGATGACACCAAAAGATTCCTCCATACCTGCTGAAACATGGTCTGTTGCACAAGGTTGTTAAGGTGGGGAATTAATACTGAAGATGATACAGAACTATTGCAGAATTCCTTCAGCTGATTAGCGTTACGCTGCAAAGAATTTTTTGTTGTAAAAATTGTTCATGTTATATCAAGTTTGACAAATTTCATACAAAATATGCAGATTCTTATTCAATGTTGGTCAACATGCTGTATTCATAAATATCCATGCAAAACCCAGAGATCTCGTGCATCTAAATGGTTAGTAAATAATTTATTGGTTTATAAAACATAACTATAAGGAACAAACAGTTTCCCATGAAAGCAAGAAAACAATAGAGTGAAGTGACTCAACAATGAATCAATGATAGAGCTCTTAAATATCGGAAATGCTGCAACCTGAGCATCCTATGCCAATAAAATAATAAACGTTTTCCACACCCACACTAGCTTCAAAAAAATCAGCCCCTCCATCCTTGTCTGTTTCACTGTGGCAGGTTCCTCACTAGCTGTGTCAGCCATGACGAAACGGTATTTATTTTGATGTCAATAATTTGATGCATTTTTTTCTCGTTCAACGCCTTTTATTTTATTCcattctatttctttggttgggtCCATCTGGATGACACATTATCCCCCCTTTGTTTTCTCCTGCAGCGCTCCCACACCAGTCAACGATCTCTTGTCCAACAAATTGGTCCAAGACCTGCTGCAGTAGCATCTGCTCCATCTGCACGGAAGCAAAGGTCGATCCGTTGCTGGTCTGATCTGACCATGCCTTTAAGCCTCCACATCCCCCACGGCCTTCATTGATTCTCCCGGTTCCCTCCGTCCCCACTCCCCACTATGAAAATGATGATGCAAGTGCCTCCCTGCTCCCAGTCACTACATGAACATCAAATAGAGTGAACAACAGAGCAATCTGCTCCAGCACGTGCTTGATCGGAGTGTAACAGTGCCCATCAGCTGTGTCTGTGAAGTATCAACGGAGGATCATTCCTAGTATGGTGAGGAAGATGCTACATGATAGATTTTTTACACAATTTTCTGATTTTTTTTTGTGACAATGGCACTTGAACTGTTGGGATTGTATCTTTTGAATGTTGTTGTAGAAAATTCTTTTTCCAACATTCAGACTTGAAGTGTGACAGCTGTGAACAACAGTTTCAACATCAATATTTTGTATACAAAGTTTCCAAATCATCGTTGACTACAATAGATCATTTCTTGTGTGATGACGTGATGTATCCTTATGTTGCAACAGAATCTATTGGTTTTTTTTATATGTTGCAACTTTGGTTTTGTTACATTGCATCTGCTACTACCAAATGTTTGTGTTATAAAGTGGAGAGATGATTCATCTTAGCCCTCGTTACTTCTGAAACATGCTAGGTCCCTAACTCAACGATTTTAGCCCACTTTAAACAGCAGGTGATATTAATCAGTTTAATTCTTTATATGCTATTGTTACTTTTTGTGTATTTTCGTTGCAGTTTTATCATGTCGCGGTATATATTTTCCAATATTGCAGTAATTGTCGATCCATGTTGCGACAAACAAGTTGGAGCTTCTGATGGGAAGTTTCCCATCAGATGTCTGGGTACCAGCAAATGCCCTTCAAGTATCCATCAACTAATATGCCGTACTATTGAGCAATAATCAATTTGCAAATTGGTCTAAAGAAGTGGTAGAAGGGCAATAATTGTAGATCTGAGATTTACGGAGTGTTTTGTTTCGTGTTTTGTTTCCCTGACTTAAGTTTGGTCTGTGTCACATAGGATGTTTAGATGCCAATTACGAATATTAAGTATATACTAATTACAAAACTTATTACACGGATGAAGACTGAATATCGAGACGAATTTATTAAGCCTAATTAATCCATGATTAACAAATGTTTGTTGTAACATCACATGGACACATCATGGACTAATTAAGCTTAATAGATACGTCTTGCCATTTAGTCATCATCTATGTAATTAGTTATGTTGGACTATATTTAATATTTCTAACTAGCATTCAAACATCTGATGTGAcacgaactaaactttagtcagggGAACCAAACACCCCCATAATGCCTTCAATATTGATACTTTTAGGGCTCATTTCCTATCTCCAAAACTCAAATGCTGCAATGGATGTATGCAATTTTCTTTTCTTGACAAAAAAAACTATTTTACTGCAATTTTCTGAGGAAATTAGAACCAACACAATCATGGGATAGAAAAGGTTATACCATCAGCTTAGTATTAATCAAACAATCACCAGTGCTGGCAGATTT
It contains:
- the LOC100192592 gene encoding DNA excision repair protein ERCC-1, producing MDGGREQQAPPESQPGKNLIKIPSYQEVFGTGASTSSSKPPSYNPPVATSAAAAASSSSSSSGSFSQAFSFLKSSEFYSPPPPPPPQPTTTPRPTQASPSAPTPQSKNSILVSHRQRGNPLLKHIRNARWTFADVVPDYVLGQSSCALYLSIRYHLLHPDYLYYRIRELQKNFRLRVILCHVDVEDVIKPLHEITRTALLHDCTLLCGWSLEECGRYLETIKVYENKPADSIREHMDNDYLSRLTHGLTSIRHVNKTDVVTLGSSFGSLSQIMNGSMDELARCPGIGERKVRRLYDTFHEPFKRVPARPRPNLVVPDTPDREKAKGQPSSTDGSSLQDAVEKPDASKKTKKGSDVRSALTVAFAKYSEKIRSQGRDAPNEAGESTGGSTVEAERAGD